The Bacillaceae bacterium S4-13-56 genome has a window encoding:
- the ltrA gene encoding group II intron reverse transcriptase/maturase produces MKRKKLRHNEYYNLQGCFDSLYARSTNGDKFYGLIELMSSNENIRLAYRNIKRNTGSKTAGTDKLTIKDISHLSVEDVIVKVQQMFQSYEPQKVRRVLIPKVNGKTRPLGIPTIWDRIFQQCILQVLEPICEAKFHKHSYGFRPNRNTHHAKARFEFLINQSGLHHCIDVDIKGFFDNVNHSKLLKQIWSLGIRDRSLIAIISKLLKAEIHGEGVPSKGTPQGGILSPLLSNIVLNELDWWISNQWETFTTEFQYKTNGIKYQALKKSKLKECYIVRYADDFKVLCRTRSQAIRMNCAIKDFLMTRLHLETSEEKSKVINLKKNSSEFLGFSIKAVRKGKTRFGYVAKSNMSKKAKLNASNKIKEAIKAVQKHPSNQTVWNFNTIVMGIQNYYSAATRITINLNELNSYLRKTMYNRLKILRTDAEFHEMTKTLQ; encoded by the coding sequence TTGAAACGGAAGAAACTGAGGCATAACGAGTATTACAATCTACAAGGGTGTTTCGATTCCCTTTATGCTCGTAGTACCAATGGTGATAAGTTTTATGGATTAATAGAATTGATGAGTTCTAATGAAAACATACGTCTTGCCTATCGAAATATTAAAAGAAACACTGGAAGTAAAACGGCAGGCACAGATAAATTAACAATTAAAGATATTAGTCATTTGTCAGTGGAAGATGTAATAGTAAAGGTTCAGCAGATGTTTCAATCGTATGAACCACAAAAAGTCAGACGTGTCTTGATTCCAAAAGTGAATGGTAAGACTCGACCTCTAGGAATTCCAACCATTTGGGATAGGATTTTTCAACAGTGCATTCTGCAAGTATTAGAACCGATTTGTGAAGCTAAGTTTCATAAGCATAGTTATGGATTCAGACCGAATAGAAATACCCATCATGCAAAAGCAAGATTTGAATTTTTAATTAATCAATCTGGGCTTCACCATTGTATTGATGTAGATATTAAAGGTTTCTTTGATAATGTTAATCATAGTAAACTCTTAAAACAAATTTGGTCTTTAGGCATAAGGGATAGGTCGTTAATCGCCATTATTTCAAAACTATTAAAAGCTGAAATTCACGGTGAAGGTGTACCATCTAAAGGAACACCGCAAGGTGGCATTCTATCTCCACTACTTTCAAATATCGTTTTAAATGAACTTGATTGGTGGATAAGTAATCAATGGGAAACTTTCACAACTGAGTTTCAATACAAAACAAATGGGATTAAATATCAAGCACTAAAGAAGTCTAAACTAAAAGAGTGTTATATTGTCCGCTATGCGGACGACTTCAAGGTGCTTTGTCGCACACGTTCACAAGCAATCAGAATGAACTGCGCAATTAAAGATTTTCTGATGACTAGACTGCACCTCGAAACTAGTGAAGAAAAGTCTAAGGTAATAAACCTAAAGAAAAATTCTTCCGAATTTTTAGGGTTTTCCATTAAGGCAGTTAGAAAGGGCAAAACGAGATTTGGCTATGTAGCCAAGTCAAATATGTCTAAGAAAGCAAAGCTAAATGCTTCCAACAAAATAAAAGAAGCAATCAAAGCTGTTCAAAAACATCCTAGTAATCAAACCGTTTGGAATTTTAATACTATCGTTATGGGGATACAAAATTACTATTCAGCAGCCACTAGAATTACGATAAATCTTAATGAGTTAAACTCTTATCTACGAAAAACGATGTATAATCGCCTAAAGATTCTTAGAACAGACGCAGAATTTCATGAAATGACTAAGACATTACAA